CGAGCCATTTGAGTGGAGAGTTATGAGAAGATTGATCCCACTCTTATATCTGCGAGCTAACTATGTAGTTCAACCCGgaagatggttagcttagcagaaagactggaaacaggggtaTTAAGTTCAcaaattaacatgttatattttgtttaattaccACAAAAACCGAATTGTAAAATATGACTGTTATGTGTCTATTTCTTGGCAGGGGTGGATTCTGTTCACTTTAGACGGTTCCaatcttcatgctaagctatcCTAACCtactgctggctgtagctttgAATTTAACGAGTGGTATTGATATTATCCAACTCTGATAGCGAAtatgtgtatttcccaaaatgtcaacgGTATGTAAGAAGTAGACGTGGCAttacgtcacccgttggtttgtggacttctGTTTTGAAACCTGGAGTTCAGTTTTCAGATTTACCGTTAATCCAATCCTTCTCCTTTGATTAGACTGGTAAAAAGTGGGCAAGTAGACTTTAGGGCAATCCCGATCTGGAGTTCTGGAGGACTGTGGCTCCCCACACACAAAAGTTGCAGATGGATTGATGATTGGATTTCATGACATAACTGGTGGGAAATATTTGGTATTAGCTTATGTAATCACATCATCAGACATGCGTATTGTATTttgatataaaaatacaataatctATGTTTTTGTAATTCCTTTGGGTGCACAATAAGACTACGGTAAGCGATCTAAAAAAGACTTAATTTCACGTtgatttttaaatttaaattgacAATTTAAACTACAATTGCATGTGTCAtgagaagacaaaacaaatgtgagTAATACATTGAGTGTGGAGACTTTGGTACCTGGATGGTTTTCTAGTCACTGATCTTGAGGTCTTTGGTCTGCGTTTCTCTAGCGCGGAGAGGGCGTGGCCCCCCGAGTGGTCGTCTCAGGGCGCCGGTATGGTGAAGAGGAACATGGTTATGGCGGATGACGCTGCTTTCAGAGAGAAGAGTAAACTCCTCACCTCCGCGGAGAGACAGAAGTGGCTCAACTCCTACATGCAGAAACTACTAGTGGTGAATTCTTCATGATCATTTTACTCTTTACAGTCCTTCAGAAAATCAAACCCCCTCTCTGCATCCTGCACTGGCAAAAAGCTTTTTGAAAGAATACCCCCGGGTCTCTGGGGCTAATGCTTAGTCCATCAACTCATGAGACAAGAACGTTCGCTTGTACACATCAAGTCATTAACACCTGCTGTATTATTAGTCTATCAACTTAACATATTATTCCTACTTTTTGTAGCACTTTCAATATCTTATAATGCAGAAATACATGTGGTGTTATTCAATTTGATGAATAAAGAGATGCAAATAATGTTTTCAATGACTAACTTGTGTTTGACTTCTTTCAGTTGTACGGCTGAATTTAATACTATTGTTATTCTTTTTAGTCATccatatgaatatttaaagatatatttagctttcaaataaatatacaaaacttATAAAATAGTGGTTTAAGACTGCAAGACTTTCAGAGAGGgcgatgagaagattgatacaaATCTCATGTCATTAAGCATTAAGTACTGATCTGGAGTCAGGTTggggttagcctagcttagcataaagtctTAAGAAAGGGGGGAAACCACTCTGTTTAAAGTATGATTTATGTATGGATTAAACAAAGGAGAAACATGTTAATTAACGACTGCGggttttgcaggtatttatttcactttggaCCGGGCCAGGGGAGCTGTTTACCCccatctttatgctaagctaggctagtCATGTGTCAagtgtttcccaaaatgtcttaTACAATGCATtcttaaaacactttttaattatataataaagaatgtaattgtattttgtgagattaattgtttaaaaaaacctttgtTTAAGACAAGTTATTATCatttttgtgaaaaataaaatatctggTTTCCATCCGAATGTCGAGTGAATCTTTggcaaactaaaaacatgaacatccatattgtgtttatttctgaataaataaaataggcattttgaggattaaaaaaaagtctgtggTGGTATCAACACCAGTTCGTCCATCCTGCCAATCATCTCCTGCAGCTGCATCCTATTGGCCAGTCTCTGCCtgtccctcctctccagcagcagagcctctgtctgaagcagcagctggGCAGCCTGAGACGCTGGGAGCTCGTCCGGAGTCTCGGCCCTGCCGTAGGTCCCCTCTGCTGGCTGGCTGCTGTGTCGAACTGGCCTCCCGGTCTGGAGCCTGGCTCGGTAGACCTGGGAGAGGGAGGGCTGgcaggggagagaggagagaagaggagggagacaagaggTGTCCGATCCACCCTGcgacctcctccttcctcctccgtcctcagCATcccctctacctctcctctgtcctttctggGGCATAAACAGGAACATACACCACACAAATATCATTACAAATCAAGAACAACACTACAGTCAATGTATCTAGTACAAAATGTTTTGATAATATTAACCTTTGCCATATGTtcttatttatattgtattgtggaGAAAGAAGTAGTTTAAGAGTGAGCTCTCGGTTGTCCATTCggtaagccccgcccactgCTGCTACTCTGCAAACTGTCAGAGCTATGTTACCATGgagtccacactgtcactaactgcactctgTGAGAATATTATGTagtttttggaaaaacaaaaaagcgatgtcagagagaagcagacccGAAGGGTGTACAATATGTGATATATTTAGGAAGTGAAACTGACTCAGcagtgaaaacaacaaaagataaaagatagaagctaaagtCTACAGATCccagtgtaaaagtgaaccaccacatcacctggagatcaagacagaagacaatgaaatgaaGGAAGAACTCTGTTCCATTTTATTCACCattacaatcattaaaaagcaaaagcagcaggtGTAGACATGCAGCATACCTTCTGTAGCTAGCATAGCATAGTGCTAGCACTAGTTAAGGATGTGCTGGCACActctgctaacgttagctccacAGGTCTTTACGTAGAAAGGTAATGTTAAAATCTGGCTAAATTGAATTTGTAATTGAACAGCCCTGTAATGCACTAACGTACTCTGAAGGTATAATGGACATACTTCATTAAGTAATTATATTGCaatatgttgtgtttcaatATAAATTGCTCTTTCCTTACTATTTAGTAAGGAACACTTATAGCACTTTATTCAACTTGTTTTTGAGTGGTCAACAGTCTTCATGATGCGGTGAATAAAAGTTTAAagaaatagttcaacattttgaacgtgtattcatttgctttctttgcatgagagagagagagagagagagagagtattgtTAGAACAAAGAGGGAAGGCAGAGGCAGACAGTCTGGCTCTGTGCCAACACCTCTATGTCTCAGGAGGAGGCCTGGACTCTATGGTTATAGGAAGAGCTTTTAATAAGGTCAACAATGAGGAGCAGCAGGCCGATCCAATAGCATCCATCTGACGTCAGGGCAGCGCTAGATTCTCGATCTTCATTTTTAGAGCTCATTTAGTTTGGCCGACATGCACCTGCCCGCATCCTTGAGGTCTCTAAAGGAAGATTCTCTTTTGGGACGCGCCAgccagtatgtgtgtgtgtgtgtgtgtgtgtgtgttggacaccTGTCCTGTAGGCAGCCTCAACAGCATCTCCTCCAATTTCTCCAGCCCCCAGTTTCCATGGTGACACACGCTTGCGCTCCCATTGGGTGCATCATATGTAGGCTTCTCAACGACAGGATTTGTCAGATGGCAATCCAACACACTGtcctacaaaacacacacacgcacatttttAGGCACACATGGCTGGCTGGTAATTATAAATCAATATACAGGGTCAAAGAAAAGAATATATCAGTGTCCAATTTCAGTTACACGTGACAAGAAACTACATGGCACATCAAGGAATGTGCACCTACAATTTTGATTACAAAGATTTAGAAGGACTTCACGGCCGGCATTAGAATGCGTCTTCAGCGACCACTTATCGGATCTCCTTTCCATTCTCCACATGCAGATAAACACCACGTGTGTTGTAGGTTTTAACCGGCTTGTGCTTCAGAAGATCTCATTTACTTATTTGTGCCGAGCAAATGAAGCTCTTAGCTAACAATcgactgagaaaaaaaaagaaaagattaactGTACCACTCAAAAGGCAATGAGCAGCTTTTATAAAAGGGGAAATGTTTTCTTGCTTTTGTTGACGTTGGAACTAAATCAACACACCTTAAATGTCAACATGACAACTTTGACCAGTCCATTTGTTTTACTCTTGCATGACACACAATGCGTGTGTCATGCAAGAGTAAATCATCAcccaatcatcatcatctgagGGTGATGATTGGATCTTCAAGTGCCAACATTTTTCTTAAGAGGAATTTCCACCGGATAATGCGTACTGACAATATTCTATTTCCTCACTTGGAGGAAAAAGGCGTTGCGGTCATTCGTTTCCTCTTGTGATCCGATAAACCAACATCGCGTGCTGATGCTCGGTGTGAACCGGGCCACTGCTGGAACTCACTTCTGTGTTGAATTGTGCTGCTCGGTTTCACTCACCATCCAGGTCCAGAAGACTTTCTCCACCCGTTTCCAGTTCAGATATGCTTCTAAGAGGTTACAGAgctgctgcacacaaacacagtcctgtaacacacacacacacacacacacacacacacacacacacacacacacacacacacacacacacacacacacacacacacacacacacacacacacacacacacacacacacacacacacacacacacacacacacacacacacacacacacacacacacacacacacacacacactgtcaaggAAGAAGAtgacacaaaaacatttgattttattgGCCTAGATAACATGATTTTGTGGCCAGATAGCAAGATAGAAAATGTTTAACACATGGTTGTAAACAGAGAGGAAATTGTTCAGTTATGTAACTCTAACTTAAGGCAGAGCATGATATTGGTATTTCCTTTTAATAACGGCAGTGCACTCTTACCTCCCTTAGCACGGCTGAGCGTtgatcagaggaggaggaggaggatacagAAGAGGCAATGCTGGCAAAGAAAACCTGAGAAAAACATGGATTTCATAGAACTTAACACTTATATATCAGTTACCTAAGTATTATAACAACTTGTCCTTATTTCCTGAAGGGTTTAAACAGCCAGTGTGCTGGAGAAAAAGTCTTGGCTCCGGTTCAGATTTGAAACTTCTGTCCTTTGCACACTTCCTGCGCAAAACATTTGAATTTGCTTCAACCCAAGCAATGTTTCCTGACATTATATTTACAGAACGACAGCATGTGGAAAGGTTGGTAAAGACGAGATGTTTCTCACAGCGTGGAGCAAGTGAGTCCGCTCCTCTTGCATGGACAGCAGGGTCCGCCCCTGGCATCTCAGGCAACCAATGAGCCAATGAAGTTTCCTCAGAGATGCAGAATCCGACGGGAGCTTGTTGGGGAGCGGACGGTTCACCTGACGGAGAGACATTAAGTTATACACTAACACTCAAACAGAATTAGGTTTAGCGCGGTGGCATACTCACAGGTGGAGGCGTGAGCAGGGTCTTGTCCAGCCGCTGCACTCGCCGGGTCAACAGCTCCTCCAGTTTTCCTGTAGCGAGCAGCCAGCCCAGCGCCAGGAGGAGGTCTCTGCTGGAGAGTCtccctcgctcctctcctcctgttcctccccAGCTCCCATACATCCAGTCCGCATGGTAGCCAGTCTGCCAGAGGCCTGCCGCCACCAGCTTCCTGTTCTCTGTGGCTAAACACAGATGAAGAAAACACACCGTTTTCATCCCACCAACAGATGGTAATCGGTTTGGTCCTGGATATGTGCAGAGAGCGGCacagacttgttttgtttttgttctattCAGGTCTGCAAAGAGTAAACGTTAGAACTCAGTCCAAGTCAAGGAGTGCAGTGGTAATCAGTGGAGTTAAATAAGGTTTAAACACGTGGGTGCATGATCATATCGGTTGTGAGCAAGAGTcacatgatgatgataatgatgatgatgaagatgatagTCACACAGAACAGACTTCTTGGAAGTCCTTGACAAACAGCATTCAAGCCACAGAGGGATCAAGGTGACTTACCTCCTCCTGGCTGTGCAGCGGCTTCCCGGGAAACAACGCTAGATGTCTGAAGGAAGCTGGCGAGAAGCTGCCAGAACTGGTCCTCCTGGGAAACAACAGCAAGCAGGAAGATGTCTGTGCAGCACGTCGAACATGTGCAGCACAGGCCTACTAGGAAGAGTACTGCCACTACAGAGCACGGGACACAAGCATGTGctgctttaaaaaggtgctcCAAAACTCTGCTCCTTTTTAACACCCTGTTGATGTCATTGTTGTTTTACTGGTATCGTTGTCACATGCTGTCCCATGAAAATAATTCACCATACCGGTATAAAAGGACTTGTTTGGCTATTGTGCAAAAAGAAATCATCACATTAAAACAGCGTTATATAGTTTGATATAGGCTACTCATAGCTAACTAATACAGTTTAAATTAAGTAACTAGGAACTAcagctgtaaaataataataacacatgtaGTCTTACTTTAGAGTTAGATTCAAATACAGTTACATTGCACCCTGACAGTGACAACCGACCAGGAACGTACCACCTCGGGTCCCCCGCCGAACTTCGCCCGCCGGAAGTTGTCCGGTGACGGGACAGGTTCCAGGCCGGCGGCCGCCAGCAGTCTGCACAGAGCTCCTATCACCTGCTTCACTTCCACACTCACAGCCGCTGTTCCCCGCCGCATTACCGCCACAGCACACCGCACGCGTACGGGCAAACCTTCTATCCACTCAGCTGTTCCACTTAGTCCGGCTTAGTCCGGCTTAGTCCGGTAGGAAGTAGGAACTGCTTTTTATTAGACGTATCTGCAGGAAGTTTCTACCGCTCTGAAGTTGAACTGTTGATTTTTCGCGGCGAAGACAATAACTTCCGGGTCCGATGGCCGTTGCCATGGAAGCTGTGACTGATATCTAGGTGGACCAATTATAAATGGGGTTCCGAAAGCGGTAGGTTGGACTTACTTTTCATTGGTGCGCGAGAAGGACACGAAATGACTCGCTAGTTTAATGGTGTATTTCAAGTAACAATGTTCAACTGATACACTTCAATAGCATTGAAGTgtgcttttctgctgttgcctctctcaaaacaaaatacagatctAAGCTCAACTAAGCTTGAGTCTGCAACCCCATTTTTAAAAGCTttgtagataataataataataataataataatacatttatttatacagcacCATTAAaaagagtttacaaagtgctctacatcgaagcaaggtaaaaacataacatcagaTTAGATgaaagcaggctcattgcagccactaatactgataAAACATGATGGATTACACATATTTGCACTAATtctgttttgatttgcacaGGTTTgcacattattataattatcttgaaaatatatttagcgCAAAAccggttaattgcagccacaataagcatTTGTTGTGcaaaatattagttattttgtgCGCAGCTAGAACTGTATTTGCATttttctaacaaagtgattgcacattttatttgtttttgtctgatgcagcaatctggtttactttaAGTGATGGCAACTatctttattacattatttgaaaaagaaCAGATGCATTCacaaagttgttatttcaataaaaattcagttGGGTGTGaatatttttcttcctccaaagtggggcgtgtcagaaaaagtttgagactCACCATATGGTTATTAGCAGAGGCTGGATAACGTTTTGCAGTTTAGTTAATGCTACTGGAACATGGGTGTTGAGTTGAAAGTTGAGCTAATAGTTTTCTTCTGTTCTGTTTTTACAGATTCTTGTGAAGATGCAGTGGACGTGTAAATATTGTGAATTCTGAGAAAAGGGGTTACAGACAGAACAGAAGATGGACCTGAGGTGGAGTCTGAACCTGCCAACCACGTGATGGTGGGACGCTGGCCTGCGCTTTTCACAGATCAGGTATGTTCGAGAGTTATATTGCTAAGGTCTTTTCATACATCCATCTGACTTTTTGGCATTATTTGAGGTCTCTTGGCATCACCTCACGCTGGTAGTCTTGAAATGTGATACTGGAGCATTCTCTGTACCTTACAGGTGTGCATGGAGTTAGTGGGCAAGAAACTCAAGCAAGAATGATACGAAAGCCTTGATCGGCACAGTCTTCGGCTCATGATATATTTCGATCTAAAAGAGGGAACGTTGGGCAGCTGTTGGCAGAGCTTTCTAAACAGACCACGGTGAGTACATTTCCATTACgcatttgcattgtttttcaCAGCTGATGTAATGACACACAAAGTGCTACTGTAGTAGTTACAATCAAAACTGTGTTTGGTTGGTTCAGCTTTCTTATAGACATTCATTTCTTGTCATTCCAAAAGACTACAGAGCCAACTGATATTCGGACACTGGTGCAGAGGGGGCTTCCTATAATCCTTGGGGACAATCCCACCGACTTCTACAAGCCAGTCTTTGTAAGTAACTCTTACTTTCTGAAAGAGTATCTAGTAGGACCATGACAGCATATTTTACAACTGTCACCATTACTTGATGAACCCTGTGAGCAGTTTTATAGAATGAAGTTCACGCCTTCCCTTGTGCGTCTGATTCTAGGCTACATGGCATAACATTATTGATAGTTATTTGATGAGTAATGTCATtgtgttattacattattatttgtaaaggACTCAGATGTTGAGGACTCATTCCGACACATTGAGATTGGGATCCTCCTCGTTGAGAAAGAAGGTGCTGTCGGCTCATCTTCCCTCCATCTCAGTCCAGTCTCGTTGAAGGAGAAGTTGTGATGGACAACATTCAAGACCTGCCAAAAGCTATATGTGCCTTCTGTTTGGACTTGCATATGCACTGCATCTGAACTACCCCAAGTCTATGAAGCTCACATTCCACTTCATCCAGCAGGTACTTCTTACGTTGGGCCACAGTGAACTGAAACCAAGGTTACAAACCTTGAAGAACCAGCTTGCAAAGTAAATAATCAAGTGCAGATCATGGCGCAGCTGCAGCAGCCAGGGGTGAATAAATATAGGTCTGTATATCTGAAGTGGTCtcagagggacacacacacacacacacacacacgcacacaaacacatgtaagGTGTTCCCatttaacaatgtttttgcTGTGTCTCTTTTTTCTACCTGTCTGAGGGCAAATATACATTCCCGTGCCAGTGTGTTGTTGTTAGGATTGTATTTCTGCAGTGGCACGTGGTTTTAATCCCCGTTTCTCACCAAAGACTGTTTGTAGTCAAAAGAACGTTTCACTTCGAAGGTACTTATTTTTAATTGTTAGAAGTTTATGTTGTATGAGTATGAATGTTCCACCACTTGTTTTACAGTGTATGCTCAGGACTGCAGATTGGGGTTCTCTTTCGATATGTTTAACCCATCCTCTGTCCTGCCAAGTTGAAATTAAGAATGTAaatgtctgtccgtctgtgaATTCACAAGACGGTTACTGTGTAATGCTGCATTCCTTCTCGACAAGTTGGAATTGCTTTTCTTTGTGGGGGAGCTGTGTGGAGTCAGtggggagctggttccaccactgaggagtcaggacagcaaacagtcttggATACAGGCTTTGGTTTTAATCAAATTCATCTTTTATCAtaaatttaaagaaacaataaatgttAATAAGCACCAATAGACAATGGGCATCTTCTCCGCTGACCATTTGGCTAACAAGCCGGGGTTCAGCCGACTACCTGTTGCAATACTGCCATCTTCTGGTCCCACTCAGTATCTATGTTCCTCACTATTAAACAATCCTCATCAGTTTGTAAAGCACCGTCTTCCCAGATTACTAGAGCCCCACTCCGGTCTACTATTcagctctcttcctctcatccctAGTctttgcatttccttttttatttgtccacTTTTTCATTTCCTATGATACCTATATGAGCCGGTAACCACATAGAAATAACCTCAGTGCTTTGTTCTTTTGCTCTTGATTGaattgacattatttttaatgcGGATCGCGTCGAGTATTTAGACACACCTGCCTTCAGACTAGCAGGTGCAGACATGGAGTCACTGCAAATAAGGACTTTGCCTGGTCTGTGTTGGTCAACCCATTGTAGGGTCAAAACAATTGTTCAAGGTTCCCCTACCTGTCCTCAATCCACTCTGACACCCTACTAATATCTGTTGTTTCTCTAAATAATACATTCATCCTTCGTTTACCATGCGTTCCATTAGTTTACATATATGTGATGTGAGGGCAATTGACCTATAATTTGATGGTTTACTTGCATAATGTTGCGGCTGGATTTCTTCCTTGGTCGATGCTGACTAGTCTCTTAACCTGATGCTgtataaatgtgtttctctttcctATCTGACTGCCGGTGAGACGCCACAGGATACTCACACACTGGACCTCAGTAATCAAACACCCACAGAACACAGAGAGGTTGGATCAGAGTTCACTTCACGTAGATTTATTTCTAACCAACAGTTTCACAAATAAACCTGAGCTGGGTCCGGTATTAAAGACAACAACCTCCCTCCACATCTGTCTTTCCCAACTACATTAGCATATTATTATAGCATCGCACTCAATGCAGGTGCAGCCTCCGACCACTCCCTCATTACATATTATTTCTCTTCCCTTAGTTTAATTCCTGCCCCAGTTCAAGCCGGTTACTCTAAGGAATGTGGACGTCTCCCCCCCCGTCACTCTTATCGTTATTTGGTCTGAACATCCCGGCCCTGGCTCTACAGTCTCCTCTCTACCGGTTAATACTGGACCAACACAAGGCCGCTGTGTCTGTCTACGTCTGGCGTTCTTGGATCTAATCTTCAGGGAGAGAGAACAAGTTTTAACACACGCTACTATATGTGTTGTGGACGCACACAATTTGAAACTGTGACTAATATTCTTTATTAGTCAGTGGTGATcgccggctccactagcccatgtcgacggtgtgtgaatgttagttagtcctgatggctcctcccatcactgtgtgaatgtgtgtgaatgttagttagtcctgatggctcctcccatcactgtgtgaatgggtgaatgatgtcatgtagtgttaaagtgctttgagtggtcagaagaggAATGCGCTATACAAGTagaggtccatttaccatttaccctGCTGTCAGGAAGCCCCTGAAGGTTCCTAACTCCCAGCAGGACCTGGATGTTCTCCTGAGGAGAAACAGAGCAAGTAAGCACAGAGCGCTGTGAAATATTATATC
The genomic region above belongs to Cyclopterus lumpus isolate fCycLum1 chromosome 22, fCycLum1.pri, whole genome shotgun sequence and contains:
- the tedc1 gene encoding tubulin epsilon and delta complex protein 1, with protein sequence MRRGTAAVSVEVKQVIGALCRLLAAAGLEPVPSPDNFRRAKFGGGPEVEDQFWQLLASFLQTSSVVSREAAAQPGGATENRKLVAAGLWQTGYHADWMYGSWGGTGGEERGRLSSRDLLLALGWLLATGKLEELLTRRVQRLDKTLLTPPPVNRPLPNKLPSDSASLRKLHWLIGCLRCQGRTLLSMQEERTHLLHAVFFASIASSVSSSSSSDQRSAVLREDCVCVQQLCNLLEAYLNWKRVEKVFWTWMDSVLDCHLTNPVVEKPTYDAPNGSASVCHHGNWGLEKLEEMLLRLPTGQKGQRRGRGDAEDGGGRRRSQGGSDTSCLPPLLSSLPCQPSLSQVYRARLQTGRPVRHSSQPAEGTYGRAETPDELPASQAAQLLLQTEALLLERRDRQRLANRMQLQEMIGRMDELVLIPPQTFF